Proteins encoded within one genomic window of Cucumis sativus cultivar 9930 chromosome 3, Cucumber_9930_V3, whole genome shotgun sequence:
- the LOC101218846 gene encoding protein CHROMATIN REMODELING 25, translated as MEDEDEIVPASDSSDSSDDYIDINGEAFQDEDDEEEQSSSLSPSSDEDLKSKNVDALLRGNLVVRRQSLLPRVLSVAEGAAVCRKPFKPPCSSGYDERNNQLARRLWARKRFVPWGSLKPASSVIATNLFLPKAAENDAVEESVTLPPGIDPLVLWQPEDSELNVTNLASITVDPLLVRFLRPHQREGVQFMFECVSGLHKGTDIFGCILADDMGLFRKTLQSISLLYTLLCQGFDGKPMVKKAIIVTPTSLVSNWEAEIKKWVGERVHLIALCESSREDVVSSIDSFVHPKSSLQVLIISYETFRMHSSKFSQSESCDLLICDEAHRLKNDQTLTNRALAALSCRRRVLLSGTPMQNDLEEFFAMVNFTNPGILGDVSHFRRYYEAPIICGREPIATEEEKKLGAQRSTELSEKVNQFILRRTNALLSNHLPPKIVEVICCKLSPLQADLYNHFVQSKNVKRAITEELKQAKILAYITALKKLCNHPKLIYDTIKSGSPGTSGLESCIRFFPPEMFSGRSGAWTGGDGAWVELSGKMHVLARLLAHLRQRTDDRIVLVSNYTQTLDLFAQLCRERRYPYLRLDGTTSISKRQKLVNRFNDLSKDEFVFLLSSKAGGCGLNLIGGNRLVLFDPDWNPANDKQAAARVWRDGQKKRVFIYRFLSTGTIEEKVYQRQMSKEGLQKVIQQESTNNLTTQVNFLSSEDLRDLFSFHDNVRSEIHEKMNCSRCQNCYGRPEDMDENLSTNGPCQSDQVTSDIGGFAQLAGCLDKLKKSEQQVGSPLEEDLGNWGHHFDSTTVPDTILQASAGDEVTFVFSNQVDGKLVPVESMSSPRMKDAEGNGNNSRLNQNSRQKPFLLSQHRKPLQSITSNEDPNKGTLKFTSTVFQSETMKPVRTSVEGSMHVTLKHKHSLGNYLPQKRMSDVSECDDFE; from the exons AGGTAACCTGGTTGTGAGAAGACAATCGTTGCTCCCAAGAGTTCTCTCAGTTGCAGAAGGTGCAGCAGTTTGTAGAAAACCTTTTAAACCTCCCTGCTCAAGTGGCTACGATGAAAGAAACAATCAGCTTGCACGTCGGCTGTGGGCACGGAAACGATTTGTTCCTTGGGGCTCTTTAAAACCAGCGTCATCTGTTATTGCCACTAATTTATTTCTCCCAAAAGCTGCTGAGAATGATGCAGTGGAGGAAAGTGTAACTCTACCACCTGGGATTGATCCTTTGGTGTTGTGGCAACCCGAAGACTCTGAGCTTAATGTCACGAATTTAGCATCAATAACAGTTGATCCATTGCTAGTTCGTTTCCTTCGCCCTCATCAGAG aGAAGGTGTACAGTTCATGTTTGAATGTGTTTCCGGACTACATAAGGGGACAGACATATTTGGGTGCATTCTGGCGGATGATATGGGGTTA TTTAGGAAAACATTGCAGTCGATCAGTTTGCTGTATACCCTTCTATGTCAAGGTTTTGATGGAAAGCCAATGGTTAAAAAGGCTATCATTGTTACACCTACTAGTCTCGTGAGTAATTGGGAGGCTGAAATTAAGAAGTGGGTTGGTGAAAGGGTTCACCTTATTGCTCTCTGTGAAAGTTCTAGAGAGGACGTTGTCTCTAGCATTGACAGCTTTGTACATCCCAAGAGTTCTTTACAG GTGCTGATTATTTCATATGAGACATTCCGTATGCATTCATCAAAGTTCAGCCAAAGTGAATCATGTGATTTACTCATATGCGATGAGGCTCACCGACTGAAGAATGATCAGACATTGACAAATCGG GCACTGGCTGCCCTGTCTTGCAGGCGTAGGGTTTTGTTATCAGGAACTCCAATGCag AATGACCTAGAAGAGTTCTTTGCCATGGTTAACTTTACCAATCCAGGAATTTTGGGTGATGTTTCACATTTCCGTCGATATTATGAG GCACCAATTATTTGTGGGAGGGAACCTATTGCTACcgaggaagagaaaaagctAGGTGCTCAACGCTCGACTGAACTAAGTGAAAAGGTTAATCAG TTTATCCTACGGAGGACTAATGCACTCTTATCAAATCACTTGCCACCAAAG ATAGTTGAAGTCATTTGCTGCAAGTTGAGTCCTCTTCAAGCAGACctatataatcattttgtaCAGTCAAAAAAT GTTAAGCGGGCAATTACTGAAGAGCTAAAGCAAGCTAAGATTTTGGCCTACATAACTGCACTTAAGAAGCTTTGCAATCATCCAAAG CTTATATACGATACTATAAAAAGTGGGAGTCCAGGAACTTCAGGATTAGAGAGCTGTATTCGGTTTTTCCCTCCAGAGATGTTCTCTGGAAG gTCTGGTGCATGGACTGGTGGAGATGGGGCTTGGGTTGAATTATCAGGGAAAATGCATGTCCTAGCTAGGTTACTAGCCCACTTACGCCAGAGAACTGATGACCGTATCGTTCTTGTCTCAAACTACACTCAA ACGCTAGATTTGTTTGCTCAACTGTGTCGTGAAAGGAGGTACCCGTATTTAAGGCTTGATGGAACCACATCAATAAGTAAAAGACAAAAGTTAGTCAACCGTTTTAATGATCTGTCAAAG GatgagtttgtttttctattgaGCAGCAAGGCTGGTGGATGTGGTCTGAATTTGATTGGTGGAAATCGTTTAGTTCTGTTTGATCCTGACTGGAACCCTGCGAATGATAAGCAA GCTGCTGCAAGAGTGTGGAGGGACGGACAAAAGAAGAGAGTATTCATCTACAGATTTTTAAGTACCGGAACGATTGAAGAAAAG GTGTACCAGCGACAAATGTCAAAAGAAGGGTTACAAAAAGTTATTCAGCAGGAGTCAACAAATAACCTTACGACCCAG GTGAACTTCCTTTCATCTGAGGATTTACGCGATTTATTCTCATTTCATGATAACGTCAG GTCTGAAATCCATGAAAAGATGAATTGCAGTCGGTGCCAAAATTGTTATGGTAGGCCCGAGGACATGGACGAAAACCTGTCTACAAACGGACCTTGTCAGTCTGACCAAGTAACTTCTGACATTGGCGGATTTGCACAACTTGCTGGATGCTTAGACAAGTTAAAGAAATCAGAGCAACAG gTGGGGTCTCCGCTAGAAGAAGATTTAGGCAACTGGGGGCATCATTTTGACTCTACTACCGTACCTGATACCATTTTACAAGCTTCTGCTGGTGATGAG GTTACCTTTGTTTTCTCAAATCAAGTTGATGGAAAGCTTGTACCCGTCGAATCGATGAGTAGTCCGAGGATGAAAGATGCAGAGGGAAATGGGAACAACTCCAGATTGAACCAAAACTCAAGACAGAAACCATTTTTACTATCTCAACATAGAAAACCTTTACAATCCATTACTTCTAATGAAGATCCCAACAAAGGtacattaaaatttacatCCACTGTCTTTCAAAGCGAAACCATGAAGCCTGTTAGAACTTCAGTTGAAGGTTCAATGCATGTAACATTGAAGCACAAACACTCTCTTGGAAATTACTTACCACAGAAAAGAATGTCTGATGTTTCGGAATGTGATGATTTCGAGTAA
- the LOC105434859 gene encoding uncharacterized protein LOC105434859 yields the protein MDPRISFSNDFVETKQPLKLENIYREAPVSSDFEFSVKDRCMISADEIFFQGKLLPLKDSLRNHVLVKTTLRDELQVNEEEDDTSFPKFTKISSGSCWKEKFGFRKSHFVAKKQSRNEVVLKTVEEEDRTSVFLHEDLINIARKNGKCYLKKANSQR from the exons ATGGATCCAAGAATCtcattttcaaatgattttgttgaaACAAAACAGCCATTAAAGCTTGAAAATATATACAGAGAAGCTCCTGTTTCTTCTGATTTTGAGTTTAGTGTGAAGGATAGATGTATGATATCAGCagatgagattttttttcaagggAAGTTGTTGCCATTGAAGGACAGTTTAAGGAATCATGTGTTGGTTAAGACAACATTAAGAGATGAGTTGCAAgtgaatgaagaagaagatgatactTCATTTCCCAAGTTCACAAAAATTTCTTCAGGTAGCTGTTGGAAGGAGAAATTTGGTTTTAGGAAATCTCATTTTGTTGCAAAGAAACAGAGTAGAAATGAAGTGGTTTTGAAAactgttgaagaagaagatagaacttctgtttttcttcatGAAGACCTCATTAATATTGCGAGAAAGAATGG GAAATGCTACTTGAAGAAAGCTAACTCACAAAGATGA